The proteins below come from a single Xyrauchen texanus isolate HMW12.3.18 chromosome 1, RBS_HiC_50CHRs, whole genome shotgun sequence genomic window:
- the LOC127645297 gene encoding prostate-associated microseminoprotein-like, with translation MGESWMEQGCVQCTCLHPMGVGCCETVHRPVDFPPWCEVRVESLTCQLTLVMTSDPRLPCIPGEENNIDPIHGAMNRLAG, from the exons ATGGGAGAGAGCTGGATGGAGCAGGGCTGTGTGCAGTGCACCTGCCTGCACCCCATGGGAGTGGGATGCTGTGAGAC TGTCCATCGGCCTGTTGACTTCCCTCCCTGGTGTGAAGTTCGAGTTGAATCTCTGACCTGTCAGCTCACACTGGTGATGACGTCTGATCCTCGTCTGCCCTGCATTCCTGGAGAAGAGAACAACATTGACCCAATACATGGAGCAATGAACAGGCTGGCAGGTTAG
- the LOC127647552 gene encoding RAB6A-GEF complex partner protein 2-like — MIEVVASMARGPVFLAGEVLECLITFTNPMSHLSTSASSEMLAWASAQIHCQFHASESRVALPTQGTKQDVQAESDTVLIPSRGERGQCVLDTPPKILFCDLRLDPGESKTYSYSEVVPTDGPPSFRGQAVKYVYKLTIGCQRVNSPIKLLRVPFRVLVLHGMPEPPFPQDEEVAPSNPFLEEEEGSRRDTRPLERALDMLMITTSRRCPYMFNITNMRGKVAKFCIFKTVYRLGEDVIGSFTFSEGNIPCLQYSVSLQSEEEVQEPYQRRPGQAVSVTGHGRHLESCLHTASSHFSLPVPLNVTPGFTTDIVTLRWRLHFEFVTAREPVEAPVVLQNQSEVTIWTGAEHVDVDTFSWDLPIKVLPTNPTLASYVSQFTGTNSINI; from the exons ATGATTGAGGTCGTGGCCTCTATGGCACGAGGGCCTGTATTTTTGGCCGGGGAGGTTTTAGAGTGCCTCATCACGTTCACAAACCCCATGTCACATTTGTCTACATCAGCCAGCAG TGAGATGCTGGCTTGGGCCAGTGCTCAGATCCATTGTCAGTTCCACGCCAGCGAGAGTCGTGTGGCTCTGCCCACTCAGGGCACCAAGCAGGACGTGCAAGCTGAGAGTGACACTGTGCTGATACCAAGCAGAG GTGAACGAGGGCAGTGTGTGCTGGACACTCCACCCAAGATCTTGTTCTGTGACCTCCGCTTGGACCCTGGAGAGAGCAAGACCT ATTCCTATAGTGAGGTTGTTCCCACTGATGGTCCTCCAAGTTTTCGGGGTCAGGCAGTGAAATACGTGTACAAGCTCACAATTGGCTGCCAGCGAGTCAACTCGCCCATCAAGTTACTGCGTGTCCCTTTCAGGGTTCTAGTGCTCCATG GCATGCCAGAGCCCCCATTCCCCCAGGATGAGGAGGTGGCTCCCTCAAACCCCTTCCTGGAGGAGGAAGAAGGCAGCAGGAGAGACACTAGACCATTAGAAAGAGCTCTGGACATGCTAATGATCACCACGTCACGCCGATGcccat ATATGTTCAACATCACAAATATGCGGGGAAAGGTGGCTAAATTCTGCATCTTTAAAACCGTCTACAGGCTTGGAGAAGATGTTATCGGCAGCTTCACCTTCTCAGAGGGGAATATTCCATGTTTACAG TATTCAGTAAGTCTGCAGAGTGAAGAGGAGGTGCAGGAACCGTACCAGAGACGACCCGGTCAGGCTGTCAGTGTTACTGGTCATGGCCGGCACCTCGAATCCTGCTTGCACACAGCCTCCAGCCATTTCTCTCTCCCTGTACCCCTCAACGTCACGCCAGGTTTCACCACAGATATAG TGACGTTAAGATGGCGTCTTCATTTTGAGTTTGTCACGGCAAGGGAGCCCGTGGAGGCACCAGTGGTTCTGCAAAATCAGTCAGAGGTCACCATCTGGACAGGGGCGGAGCATGTGGATGTCGACACCTTTAGTTGGGACCTGCCAATCAAAGTGCTTCCCACCAATCCCACGCTCGCTTCGTATGTTTCCCAGTTCACAGGGACAAACAGCATAAACATTTGA